The Neptunomonas concharum genomic interval GGTGTACTTTACGAACGTCATCCATCATGCCCTTAATTTCATGAACAGTCGGAACCGCTGTTTCGATCCACAACAGGTCAGCACCTGCGTTCAGCGCTTCGATACAGTCAAATACGCAACGCTCGTGGCCTGTGCCAGGACGGAACTGGTACAAACCAGAAGCTAGACGCTTAGGACGAACCAGTTTGCCATTACGGCTGATCAATACGTCACCTTCGCTGGTGTCTTCTGGAGCAACTTCTTCAACATCTAGGTAAGAGTTGTAGATATCACCTTGGTCGCCTGGCTCACGAACCACTGCGATCTCTTTAGTCAGGCCAGCACCTTCAGAGTCAGTACGTGCAACGATAACACCGTCATCAACACCCAGCTCAAGGAAAGCGTAACGCAGTGCACGCAGTTTTGCGTGGAAGTCAGCGTGAGGTACGGTTACTTTACCGTCCTGGTGACCACACTGCTTCTCATCAGCTACTTGGTTCTCGATCTGCAAGCAGCATGCACCGGCTTCGATCATCTGCTTAGCCATCAGGTAAGTGGCTTCTGCGTTACCGAAGCCTGCATCGATATCAGCAACGATCGGCACAACGTGCGTTTCGTGGTTATCGATCTGGTTCTGGATTTCAGCTTCTTTAGCTGCATCACCCGCTTCACGCGCTTTATCCAGTTCACGGAACAGACCACCGAGTTCACGCGCATCAGCCTGACGCAGGAAGGTGTATAGCTCTCTTACCAGATCAGCAACAACGGTTTTCTCATGCATAGACTGGTCAGGCAGAGGACCGAAAGAAGAGCGCAGTGCAGCAACCATCCAGCCAGACAGGTAGAGGTATTTACGTTCAGTAGAACCGAAGTGCTTTTTGATAGAGATCAGCTTTTGCTGACCTACAAAACCGTGCCAGCAGCCTAGGGACTGAGTGTACTTGGTTTTATCTTTGTCAAACTCAGCCATGTCACGGCGCATGATACCTGCCGTGTATTTAGCGATATCCAGACCGGTTTTGAATTTGTTCTGAGCGCGCATACGAGCAGCAGATTCTGGGTTGATAGCGTTCCAAGGAGAGCCATTGGTTTCGCACAATGTTGCTACTGCATCGATATCTTTTGTGTAGTTTGACATGGTTAGTCCTTCACGTGTTTCTATAAAAATAAGATGATTTAAGAATCATTTTTCTCTATGTTGAAGGGGTAAGCAGGTCATGTCAAAGCGTTTTTGTGCATAGCAGCAAAGCTGTAGTTTCACTACAAATAGGTCGATTGAATTAATGTAAAAAAACTACAGAATTTTGGTTTAACTGGCTAGCTTGAAACGCCCAATTCATGGGTGTTGCGATGCAGCATAAAAAGGTTATTTCGACTTTAGAAGGGGGGCTTTTTAACGTAATTTACATGCAATTTTGGAATTAAAATAAGATTTCATATATCAAAAAAATATTTATAATTTTAACTACATAATCGCGTAAATTCGTGAGCTGATAGTGCTTTAAAAGGCTCATATCTACTGATACGAACCTTTTGAAAAGATACATCTGTTGGATTGGTTAGCTTGTGATCAAATTGAGGTAGGTCGCTTCGATATCCTCATCAAAATAAGCCATACCTAACTTGGTTAAGTACTCCATACGGTCGGCTTTCATTAGGTCAATTTCAGGGGCATCAAAGCCGTGCTTCTGATAGAGGCCTGCCAGATAAGCCATAAAGTTCTCACCTTCACTGACCAATAATAAGCTGGCCGCACCAACATCGGGCTTCACTTGTGTATTGAGTGTTTCTGGCAAGGTGACGGTAAATACAACAGGCTGTTCATTTCCGGCTATTCGCACACTGCGATCCCTGACGGTTTTCTGTGCCCAGTAAAAAGCCAATTCTTTACTTTGTGTTAAAAATACCGGCTCAATTGATTCAGTGTAGCTGTTTCCAATAGTTGCCATGGTTTTTTTTGCAGCTGCGTTGAGCTCTTTATCACCTGAGCGTTTTAAGCCCTGTGCTTTGATGGAATCGACTAGCGCCGATGACGTACCGTGATACCAAGTATTATTTGTTGTGAACCCCTGGTCGGTTAACACATCTTTAGCATCTTGAAGGAAAGTAGGTGTATCAGCCATATTTGAAATCACTTTATCAATTTTAATAGAAACCGCTGCATATTCTAACGTAAAAACCTATTGGGTTCTTTCATCAGTAAGTTTCAGTTGAACCCGTTAAAAAAAAGGCGATGCCTGTAAAAGGGATCGCCTTGATCTTGGAGAACGCTGCTCTGATCACTTACATCACCAGAGCGCTTCTCTTAAAT includes:
- a CDS encoding RNA 2'-phosphotransferase codes for the protein MADTPTFLQDAKDVLTDQGFTTNNTWYHGTSSALVDSIKAQGLKRSGDKELNAAAKKTMATIGNSYTESIEPVFLTQSKELAFYWAQKTVRDRSVRIAGNEQPVVFTVTLPETLNTQVKPDVGAASLLLVSEGENFMAYLAGLYQKHGFDAPEIDLMKADRMEYLTKLGMAYFDEDIEATYLNLITS
- a CDS encoding isocitrate lyase is translated as MSNYTKDIDAVATLCETNGSPWNAINPESAARMRAQNKFKTGLDIAKYTAGIMRRDMAEFDKDKTKYTQSLGCWHGFVGQQKLISIKKHFGSTERKYLYLSGWMVAALRSSFGPLPDQSMHEKTVVADLVRELYTFLRQADARELGGLFRELDKAREAGDAAKEAEIQNQIDNHETHVVPIVADIDAGFGNAEATYLMAKQMIEAGACCLQIENQVADEKQCGHQDGKVTVPHADFHAKLRALRYAFLELGVDDGVIVARTDSEGAGLTKEIAVVREPGDQGDIYNSYLDVEEVAPEDTSEGDVLISRNGKLVRPKRLASGLYQFRPGTGHERCVFDCIEALNAGADLLWIETAVPTVHEIKGMMDDVRKVHPDAKLVYNNSPSFNWTLNFRQQTYDAWVAEGKDVSAYDRNNLMSAEYDDSELSAAADARVRTFQADTAREANVFHHLITLPTYHTTALSVDNLAKEYFGDAGMLGYVAGVQRKEIRQGIACVKHQNMSGSDIGDDHKEYYAGEAALKAGGAKNTSNQFN